From Amycolatopsis sp. cg9, one genomic window encodes:
- the hisB gene encoding imidazoleglycerol-phosphate dehydratase HisB: protein MTRIGKVERTTKESSIFVQLDLDGTGEVDISTGVPFYDHMLTAFGVHGSLDLKVEATGDVHIDAHHTVEDTAIVLGQAIRQALGDKSGIRRFGDAWIPMDETLAHAAIDVSGRPYCVHVGEPEQFNTFTIGGNYPFVLTRHVFDSLSFHAQIALHVRVIHGRDPHHIAEAEYKAVARALRAATEPDPRAGGIPSTKGVL from the coding sequence ATGACGCGCATCGGCAAGGTCGAGCGGACCACCAAGGAGTCCTCGATCTTCGTGCAGCTGGACCTCGACGGCACGGGCGAGGTCGACATCTCGACCGGCGTGCCGTTCTACGACCACATGCTGACGGCGTTCGGCGTCCACGGCTCCCTGGACCTCAAGGTCGAGGCGACCGGCGACGTCCACATCGACGCCCACCACACGGTGGAGGACACGGCGATCGTCCTCGGCCAGGCGATCCGCCAGGCGCTGGGCGACAAGAGCGGTATCCGCCGCTTCGGCGACGCGTGGATCCCGATGGACGAAACCCTGGCCCACGCGGCGATCGACGTGTCGGGGCGCCCGTACTGCGTGCACGTCGGCGAGCCGGAGCAGTTCAACACCTTCACGATCGGCGGCAACTACCCGTTCGTCCTCACGCGGCACGTCTTCGACTCGCTGTCGTTCCACGCGCAGATCGCCCTGCACGTCCGCGTGATCCACGGCCGCGACCCGCACCACATCGCGGAGGCGGAGTACAAGGCGGTGGCCCGAGCCCTGCGCGCGGCGACCGAGCCGGACCCGCGCGCGGGCGGCATCCCCTCCACGAAGGGCGTTCTGTGA